Proteins from one Ananas comosus cultivar F153 linkage group 5, ASM154086v1, whole genome shotgun sequence genomic window:
- the LOC109710323 gene encoding receptor kinase-like protein Xa21, which translates to MEGFFHALFFLIILLHVISTARCTAAAAAAAAAGIKQAASDRAALLSFKSLVDDAPFGALSSWNNGSLHYCRWRGVSCGRRHPNRATALDLKSLRLAGLISPSVANLTFIQTIDLSDNMLDGSIPEELGSLRRLRYLNLSVNSLSGTIPSSLGNCSNLRLLNLRGDNLNGEIPPTLSRLSDLQVLLLNQNMLQGTIPDSLGNLSSLLILSLDDNSLSGAMPPSFGSLLSLERLEILFTNLTGTIPPTLTNLSAMNTLALRRNNLHGEIPHFTKLPFLSYLDCGYNHLSGTIPISLGRLSSLEYLLLGMNN; encoded by the coding sequence ATGGAAGGCTTTTTCcatgcactattttttctcatcATTCTACTACATGTGATCTCCACCGCCCGGtgcactgccgccgccgccgccgccgccgccgccgggatCAAACAAGCTGCATCTGACCGCGCCGCCCTCCTCTCCTTCAAGTCCCTCGTCGACGACGCTCCGTTCGGAGCGCTCTCCTCGTGGAACAACGGCTCTCTTCACTACTGCAGGTGGCGCGGTGTCTCCTGCGGCCGCCGCCATCCCAACCGGGCCACGGCCCTAGACCTCAAGTCTCTCCGCCTAGCCGGTCTCATATCGCCCTCCGTAGCCAACCTCACATTCATCCAGACGATCGACCTGTCCGACAACATGCTAGACGGGAGCATCCCGGAGGAGCTAGGAAGCCTACGCCGGCTGCGATATCTCAACCTGAGTGTGAATTCTCTTAGCGGAACGATCCCGTCTTCGCTCGGCAATTGCTCTAATCTTCGACTACTCAACTTGAGAGGTGATAATCTCAACGGCGAGATCCCGCCAACTCTATCACGTCTTTCCGATCTTCAAGTGCTTCTCCTGAATCAAAACATGTTACAAGGGACAATCCcagattcacttgggaatctTTCTTCTCTACTCATTCTTTCTTTAGACGATAACAGCCTGTCAGGAGCCATGCCTCCATCCTTCGGTAGCCTTCTCTCCTTAGAGAGACTTGAAATCCTATTCACTAATCTCACGGGAACCATTCCGCCCACTCTCACAAATCTCTCCGCTATGAACACACTTGCGCTACGAAGAAACAACCTTCACGGTGAAATTCCTCACTTTACAAAGCTTCCATTCCTCTCTTACCTGGACTGCGGTTATAATCATCTCTCTGGGACGATCCCAATCTCGCTTGGACGACTTTCATCTCTCGAATATCTCCTTCTCGGGATGAACAACTGA